A genome region from Streptomyces xanthophaeus includes the following:
- the pgsB gene encoding poly-gamma-glutamate synthase PgsB — MLFLYCVLLLCCLVMLVAGVVEQRRHYANLAHIPNRVLVNGIRGKSSITRLCAGALRGGGLVTVAKTTGTAARFIHPDATEEPVYRKFGIANVVEQIGIVRRAAAYRPHALVMECMAVMPALQEINQSKLIQSTIGVLCNVREDHVAEMGPTLDDIARSLSRSMPHGGICVTAEKERFHVLQEEADARNCTLVYADPDTVSDDELRGFSWFTFKENVAIALTVAELLGVDRETALQGMYDAPPDPGVLSVERYVAPGGKRVRFANVFAANDPESTLMNINQLLDLGAVDRPLNVVINCRPDRVERNGQMGAIVPDLMPDKVFVIGHPAKSAIDAIPAEWRGRAVDLGGDQRDGEEFMNELLGHLGESSSLVAIGNIHGQGEILLEHLAELPGFEDEPDREEPDREEPRAVAPDREPAVPRQAAPAQPRYVPHLDPYADLTAAQEARFARPPVPRQYVHPPQQPTAPQGRPPYQAQGPYPQQPDGPWRQGPYPQQPHPYPHPHGQPWPPHPYEPDPYEPDPNPQWQSPGDPR; from the coding sequence GTGCTCTTCCTCTACTGCGTGCTGCTGCTGTGCTGCCTGGTCATGCTCGTCGCGGGCGTCGTCGAGCAGCGCCGGCACTACGCCAACCTCGCGCACATACCGAACCGGGTGCTGGTCAACGGCATCCGCGGCAAGAGCTCCATCACCCGGCTGTGCGCGGGGGCCCTGCGCGGCGGCGGGCTGGTGACGGTCGCCAAGACCACCGGCACCGCGGCCCGCTTCATCCACCCGGACGCCACCGAGGAGCCCGTCTACCGGAAGTTCGGCATCGCCAACGTCGTCGAACAGATCGGCATCGTCCGGCGCGCCGCCGCCTACCGGCCGCACGCCCTGGTCATGGAGTGCATGGCGGTCATGCCCGCACTCCAGGAGATCAACCAGTCCAAGCTGATCCAGTCGACCATCGGCGTGCTGTGCAACGTCCGCGAGGACCACGTCGCCGAGATGGGCCCCACCCTCGACGACATCGCGCGCTCCCTGTCGCGCTCGATGCCGCACGGCGGAATCTGTGTCACCGCCGAGAAGGAGCGCTTCCACGTGCTCCAGGAGGAGGCCGACGCGAGGAACTGCACGCTCGTCTACGCCGACCCCGACACGGTGAGCGACGACGAGCTGCGCGGCTTCAGCTGGTTCACGTTCAAGGAGAACGTCGCCATCGCGCTCACCGTCGCCGAGCTCCTCGGCGTCGACCGCGAGACCGCCCTCCAGGGGATGTACGACGCCCCGCCGGACCCCGGCGTGCTCTCCGTCGAGCGGTACGTGGCCCCCGGCGGCAAGCGGGTGCGCTTCGCCAACGTCTTCGCCGCGAACGACCCCGAGTCGACGCTGATGAACATCAACCAGCTCCTCGACCTCGGCGCCGTCGACCGCCCCCTCAACGTCGTGATCAACTGCCGCCCTGACCGCGTCGAGCGCAACGGCCAGATGGGCGCGATCGTCCCGGACCTGATGCCCGACAAGGTCTTCGTGATCGGGCACCCGGCCAAGAGCGCCATCGACGCGATCCCGGCCGAGTGGCGCGGGCGCGCCGTCGACCTCGGCGGCGACCAGCGCGACGGCGAGGAGTTCATGAACGAGCTGCTCGGCCACCTGGGCGAGAGCTCCTCGCTGGTCGCCATCGGCAACATCCACGGCCAGGGCGAGATCCTCCTGGAACACCTGGCGGAACTCCCCGGCTTCGAGGACGAGCCCGACCGGGAGGAGCCCGACCGGGAGGAACCCCGCGCGGTGGCCCCGGACCGCGAGCCCGCCGTACCCCGGCAGGCCGCCCCCGCCCAGCCGCGCTACGTTCCGCACCTCGACCCGTACGCCGACCTCACCGCCGCCCAGGAAGCCAGGTTCGCCCGGCCTCCCGTGCCGCGGCAGTACGTCCACCCGCCGCAGCAGCCCACCGCCCCCCAGGGCCGGCCGCCGTACCAGGCGCAGGGCCCGTACCCGCAGCAGCCGGACGGACCGTGGCGGCAGGGCCCCTACCCGCAGCAGCCGCACCCGTATCCGCACCCGCACGGGCAGCCCTGGCCACCCCACCCGTACGAGCCCGACCCGTACGAGCCCGACCCGAACCCGCAGTGGCAGAGCCCAGGAGACCCCCGTTGA
- a CDS encoding HAMP domain-containing protein yields the protein MSLLGGIRPPIAALSALLLALAALTAFQLGHVGRETVPPAVLTSQQYFAEDGAIALRASLDESITDIGRTASLFSSGEPVSPDSVLDKLGSVYQKWRGTAVIEIKSGRLEAQRGENLPLTVLDLTALDGENGLAPRMVRLENGETRLLTLALLSWPDRPQQLLVASSSLKVPGVSLGKSRAIAVLDSSGQVLGSDGVGGSGQEKKQLAKFAKTVAQKAGRHPLQAKEPGSGGFAGVSGSLLGDSKDGHRSVAGYAKLTGSQPGVGTDATALGLTVVSFVGVAEERSAAVDSFFWTAASAALLVLGALAVALLVTTVQRPLLRLFLESRRIGRGDLNRPVTVPKYGEAARIGAALDRLRRQLLGEPAAETEGPRGGRRSRIGTRALLGVCGILLLVWSAPLLLTLNRAGTSVAVPKTIVDDQRERTDTLADRVRRALNEGHADLTSVASVISDRTTPGDLTELLERTRNQHGRYESLYVLKADGTVLARAGGKPRHPAGQGPSKQPVTLVDSGNQPVITEYAEATGLAGAAVVGELRIDFLNALLKRPGLGEVRVVDAKHRVIGGNNGYLAFAPLSDDKLDALVSAANEKSGADQKPDKGPRAKSALLRDGGVAIAAAAPMTGGGVAQPLEWTVVTRQPAKGLEIPAYTAQNRTVLAGLLGLTGAVACLGWIHIIVVRPLRDLARRAEALAGGDRRTVVYPTHHDEVGAVTRSLEVIRLQLLEQRKRDAADGSSGRTPGRATPAGRN from the coding sequence ATGTCGCTGCTGGGCGGCATCCGTCCGCCCATCGCGGCCCTGTCCGCCCTGCTGCTGGCCCTCGCCGCCCTCACCGCGTTCCAGCTCGGACACGTGGGCAGGGAGACCGTACCGCCCGCCGTCCTCACCTCCCAGCAGTACTTCGCGGAGGACGGCGCCATCGCCCTGCGCGCCTCCCTGGACGAGAGCATCACGGACATCGGCAGGACCGCCTCCCTGTTCAGCTCCGGCGAACCGGTCTCGCCCGACTCCGTGCTCGACAAGCTCGGCAGCGTCTACCAGAAGTGGCGCGGCACGGCCGTGATCGAGATCAAGTCGGGCCGGCTGGAGGCGCAGCGCGGCGAGAACCTCCCGCTGACCGTCCTCGACCTGACCGCCCTCGACGGGGAGAACGGCCTCGCCCCCCGCATGGTCCGGCTGGAGAACGGCGAGACGCGCCTGCTCACCCTCGCCCTGCTGTCCTGGCCCGACCGCCCCCAGCAGCTCCTGGTCGCCTCCAGCAGCCTGAAGGTCCCGGGCGTCAGCCTGGGTAAATCCCGCGCCATCGCCGTCCTCGACTCTTCCGGCCAGGTCCTCGGCAGCGACGGCGTCGGCGGTTCCGGGCAGGAGAAGAAACAGCTCGCGAAGTTCGCGAAGACCGTCGCCCAGAAGGCCGGACGGCACCCCCTCCAGGCCAAGGAGCCCGGCTCCGGCGGCTTCGCGGGCGTCAGCGGCAGCCTCCTCGGGGACTCCAAGGACGGCCACCGCTCCGTGGCCGGCTATGCGAAGCTCACCGGCTCGCAGCCCGGTGTGGGCACCGACGCGACCGCCCTCGGCCTCACCGTCGTCTCGTTCGTCGGCGTCGCCGAGGAACGTTCCGCCGCCGTCGACTCCTTCTTCTGGACCGCCGCGTCCGCCGCCCTGCTGGTGCTCGGAGCGCTCGCCGTCGCCCTGCTCGTGACCACGGTGCAGCGCCCGCTGCTCCGGCTGTTCCTGGAGAGCCGCCGGATCGGCCGCGGCGACCTGAACCGGCCCGTCACCGTGCCGAAGTACGGCGAGGCCGCCCGCATCGGCGCCGCCCTCGACCGCCTGCGCCGCCAGCTCCTCGGCGAGCCCGCAGCGGAGACCGAGGGCCCCCGCGGGGGCCGCCGCTCCCGGATCGGGACCCGCGCCCTCCTCGGGGTGTGCGGGATCCTGCTCCTGGTCTGGTCGGCGCCGCTCCTGCTGACGCTCAACCGCGCGGGGACCTCCGTCGCCGTCCCCAAAACGATCGTCGACGACCAGCGCGAACGCACCGACACCCTGGCCGACCGGGTACGCCGCGCCCTCAACGAAGGACACGCCGACCTCACCTCCGTCGCCTCCGTCATCAGCGACAGGACCACCCCCGGCGACCTGACCGAGCTGCTGGAGCGCACCCGCAACCAGCACGGACGCTACGAATCCCTCTACGTCCTGAAGGCCGACGGCACCGTCCTGGCCCGCGCCGGCGGCAAGCCCCGCCACCCTGCCGGCCAAGGCCCCTCGAAGCAGCCCGTGACCCTGGTCGACAGCGGCAACCAGCCCGTCATCACCGAGTACGCCGAGGCGACCGGCCTGGCCGGCGCCGCCGTGGTCGGCGAGCTGCGCATCGACTTCCTCAACGCCCTGCTCAAGCGGCCCGGCCTGGGCGAGGTCCGCGTCGTCGACGCCAAGCACCGGGTGATCGGCGGCAACAACGGCTACCTGGCCTTCGCACCGCTGTCGGACGACAAGCTCGACGCCCTCGTGAGCGCCGCCAATGAGAAGAGCGGCGCCGATCAGAAGCCGGACAAGGGCCCGCGCGCCAAGAGCGCCCTGCTCCGCGACGGCGGCGTCGCCATCGCCGCCGCGGCGCCGATGACCGGCGGAGGCGTGGCCCAGCCCCTGGAATGGACCGTCGTCACCCGGCAGCCGGCCAAGGGCCTGGAGATCCCCGCGTACACCGCGCAGAACCGCACCGTCCTGGCCGGACTGCTCGGCCTCACGGGCGCCGTCGCCTGCCTCGGCTGGATCCACATCATCGTGGTGCGGCCGCTGCGCGACCTCGCCCGCCGTGCGGAGGCCCTGGCCGGCGGCGACCGCCGCACCGTCGTCTACCCGACCCACCACGACGAGGTCGGCGCCGTCACCCGCAGCCTCGAAGTCATCCGCCTCCAGCTGCTGGAGCAGCGCAAACGGGACGCCGCCGACGGCAGCTCCGGCCGGACGCCCGGCCGTGCCACCCCGGCCGGAAGGAACTGA
- a CDS encoding uridine kinase family protein, producing MFLDTNRSPGGSPTRGNGSDWCPVSSPSTSPTRVVLLTGPSGSGKSSLAARSGLPVLRLDDFYKEGVDPTLPLVDGSSDIDWDSPLSWDADAAVAAIAELCAAGRTDVPVYDIATSARTGTESLDIARTPLFIAEGIFAADVAARCQELGLLADAICLRGRPSTTFRRRLARDLREGRKSVPFLLRRGLRLMRAERGIVARHVALGAHACAGDEALGRLAAAAAGRHRTTTPA from the coding sequence GTGTTCCTGGACACCAACCGGTCACCGGGAGGATCCCCTACCCGGGGGAATGGTTCAGACTGGTGTCCCGTGAGCTCCCCCTCTACTTCGCCGACCCGTGTCGTCCTGCTGACCGGTCCGTCGGGCTCAGGAAAATCCTCGCTGGCCGCCCGCTCAGGGCTGCCCGTGCTGCGCCTCGACGACTTCTACAAGGAGGGCGTCGACCCCACCCTCCCGCTCGTCGACGGCAGTTCCGACATCGACTGGGACTCCCCGCTGTCCTGGGACGCGGACGCGGCGGTCGCCGCGATCGCCGAACTGTGCGCGGCGGGGCGGACCGACGTCCCCGTCTACGACATCGCGACGAGTGCCCGCACGGGCACCGAGAGCCTGGACATCGCCCGCACCCCGCTGTTCATCGCGGAGGGCATCTTCGCCGCCGACGTGGCCGCCCGCTGCCAGGAGCTCGGCCTCCTCGCGGACGCCATCTGCCTGCGGGGGCGCCCCTCGACGACCTTCCGCCGCAGGCTGGCCCGTGACCTGCGGGAGGGCCGCAAGTCGGTGCCGTTCCTGCTGCGCCGGGGCCTGCGGCTGATGCGCGCCGAACGCGGCATCGTGGCCCGCCATGTGGCGCTGGGCGCGCACGCCTGCGCCGGCGACGAGGCACTCGGCCGCCTGGCGGCGGCCGCCGCGGGCCGCCACCGCACGACGACCCCGGCGTAG
- a CDS encoding aldehyde dehydrogenase family protein, giving the protein MSESSATRLNVFKTYKLYVGGKFPRSESGRVYEVSDSKGKWLANAPLSSRKDARDAVVAARKAFGGWSGATAYNRGQILYRIAEMLEGRREQFVREVGEAEGLSKSKAGAVVDAAIDRWVWYAGWTDKIGQIVGGANPVAGPFFNLSTPEPTGVVTVVAPQESSFLGLVSVIAPVIATGNTAVVIASEKSPLPALSLGEVLATSDLPGGVVNILSGKAGEMGPHLASHQDVNAIDLAGADTALAKELEIAAADNLKRVLRPQPVDDWSADPGTSRMTAFLETKTVWHPTGSLGAGGSSY; this is encoded by the coding sequence ATGTCTGAGTCTTCTGCGACCCGTCTGAACGTCTTCAAGACCTACAAGCTGTACGTCGGGGGCAAGTTCCCCCGCTCCGAGAGCGGCCGGGTGTACGAGGTGAGCGACTCCAAGGGCAAGTGGCTGGCCAACGCCCCCCTGTCCTCCCGCAAGGACGCGCGTGACGCCGTCGTCGCGGCCCGCAAGGCCTTCGGCGGCTGGTCCGGCGCGACCGCGTACAACCGCGGGCAGATCCTCTACCGCATCGCCGAGATGCTGGAGGGCCGCCGGGAGCAGTTCGTCCGCGAGGTCGGCGAGGCCGAGGGCCTGTCCAAGTCGAAGGCCGGCGCGGTCGTCGACGCGGCCATCGACCGCTGGGTCTGGTACGCGGGCTGGACCGACAAGATCGGCCAGATCGTGGGCGGGGCCAACCCGGTCGCGGGCCCGTTCTTCAACCTCTCCACCCCGGAGCCGACCGGTGTCGTCACGGTCGTCGCCCCGCAGGAGTCGTCCTTCCTGGGCCTGGTCTCGGTGATCGCCCCGGTGATCGCGACGGGCAACACCGCCGTCGTCATCGCCAGCGAGAAGTCCCCGCTGCCGGCCCTCTCCCTGGGTGAGGTGCTCGCCACCTCCGACCTGCCCGGCGGTGTGGTCAACATCCTGTCCGGCAAGGCCGGCGAGATGGGCCCGCACCTGGCGTCCCACCAGGACGTCAACGCGATCGACCTGGCCGGAGCCGATACGGCGCTGGCCAAGGAGCTGGAGATCGCGGCGGCCGACAACCTCAAGCGCGTGCTGCGTCCACAGCCTGTGGACGACTGGAGCGCCGACCCGGGCACGTCGCGCATGACGGCGTTCCTGGAGACCAAGACCGTCTGGCACCCCACCGGGTCGCTGGGCGCGGGCGGCTCGTCCTACTAG
- a CDS encoding aldehyde dehydrogenase family protein: MASVFEYAPAPESRSVVDIAPSYGLFIDGEFTDAADGKVFKTVSPSSEEVLAEVAQAGAADVDRAVRAARKAFASWSALPGSERAKYLFRIARIIQERSRELAVLETLDNGKPIKETRDADLPLVAAHFFYYAGWADKLDHAGYGPNPRPLGVAGQVIPWNFPLLMLAWKIAPALATGNTVVLKPAETTPLSALFFADICRQAGLPKGVVNILTGYGDAGAALVEHPDVNKVAFTGSTAVGKKIARHVAGTDKKVTLELGGKGANIVFDDAPIDQAVEGIVNGIFFNQGQVCCAGSRLLVQESIHDELLDSLKRRLSTLRLGDPLDKNTDIGAINSAEQLARITALAETGEAEGAERWSPACELPSSGYWFAPTLFTNVTQAHTVARDEIFGPVLSVLTFRTPDEAVAKANNSQYGLSAGIWTEKGSRILAVANQLRAGVVWANTFNKFDPTSPFGGYKESGFGREGGRHGLEGYLDV; encoded by the coding sequence ATGGCATCTGTATTCGAGTACGCACCGGCTCCCGAGTCCCGCTCGGTCGTCGACATCGCCCCCTCCTACGGGCTCTTCATCGACGGTGAGTTCACCGACGCCGCCGACGGCAAGGTCTTCAAGACCGTCTCGCCGAGCAGCGAGGAGGTCCTCGCCGAGGTCGCCCAGGCGGGCGCCGCCGACGTCGACCGTGCCGTCAGGGCCGCCCGTAAGGCCTTCGCCTCCTGGTCCGCGCTGCCGGGCTCCGAGCGCGCCAAGTACCTCTTCCGCATCGCCCGGATCATCCAGGAGCGCAGCCGCGAGCTCGCCGTCCTGGAGACCCTGGACAACGGCAAGCCGATCAAGGAGACCCGCGACGCGGACCTCCCCCTGGTCGCCGCGCACTTCTTCTACTACGCGGGCTGGGCCGACAAGCTCGACCACGCGGGCTACGGCCCGAACCCGCGCCCTCTCGGCGTGGCCGGCCAGGTCATCCCGTGGAACTTCCCGCTGCTGATGCTGGCCTGGAAGATCGCCCCGGCGCTCGCCACCGGCAACACCGTCGTGCTGAAGCCCGCCGAGACGACCCCGCTCTCCGCGCTGTTCTTCGCGGACATCTGCCGCCAGGCGGGCCTGCCCAAGGGTGTCGTCAACATCCTCACCGGATACGGCGACGCGGGCGCGGCCCTCGTCGAGCACCCGGACGTCAACAAGGTCGCCTTCACCGGCTCGACCGCTGTGGGCAAGAAGATCGCCCGCCACGTCGCCGGCACCGACAAGAAGGTCACCCTGGAGCTGGGTGGCAAGGGCGCCAACATCGTCTTCGACGACGCCCCCATCGACCAGGCCGTCGAGGGCATCGTCAACGGCATCTTCTTCAACCAGGGCCAGGTCTGCTGCGCGGGCTCCCGCCTGCTGGTCCAGGAGTCGATCCACGACGAGCTGCTGGACTCCCTCAAGCGCCGCCTCTCCACGCTGCGCCTGGGCGACCCGCTCGACAAGAACACCGACATCGGCGCGATCAACTCCGCCGAGCAGCTCGCCCGGATCACCGCGCTCGCGGAGACCGGCGAGGCCGAGGGCGCCGAGCGCTGGTCCCCGGCGTGCGAGCTGCCGTCCTCCGGCTACTGGTTCGCCCCGACGCTCTTCACGAACGTCACCCAGGCGCACACCGTCGCCCGCGACGAGATCTTCGGCCCGGTGCTGTCCGTGCTGACCTTCCGTACGCCCGACGAGGCCGTCGCCAAGGCCAACAACAGCCAGTACGGCCTGTCCGCCGGCATCTGGACGGAGAAGGGCTCGCGCATCCTCGCGGTCGCGAACCAGCTCCGCGCGGGAGTCGTCTGGGCCAACACGTTCAACAAGTTCGACCCGACCTCGCCCTTCGGCGGCTACAAGGAGTCGGGCTTCGGCCGCGAGGGCGGCCGCCACGGCCTGGAGGGCTACCTCGATGTCTGA
- the deoC gene encoding deoxyribose-phosphate aldolase — protein MPTTLTAFADVTTSDSALRRFLHGLPGVDAVGLEARAASLGTRSIKTTAKAYAIDLAISMIDLTTLEGADTPGKVRALSAKAVNPDPTDRTTPMTAAVCVYPDMVATAKAALNGADVKIASVATAFPAGRAALPVKLADTRDAVAAGADEIDMVIDRGAFLAGRYLETYELIKVIKEACVREDGSAARLKVIFETGELSTYDNIRRASWIGMLAGADFIKTSTGKVGVNATPANTLLMLEAVRDFRAQTGIQIGVKPAGGIRTTKDAIKFLVLVNETVGEDWLSNHWFRFGASSLLNDLLMQRQKLSTGRYSGPDYVTVD, from the coding sequence ATGCCCACCACCCTCACCGCATTCGCTGACGTGACGACGTCCGACAGTGCGCTGCGCCGCTTCCTGCACGGGCTGCCCGGCGTCGACGCTGTCGGCCTGGAGGCCCGCGCGGCCTCCCTCGGCACCCGTTCGATCAAGACGACGGCCAAGGCGTACGCCATCGACCTGGCCATCTCGATGATCGACCTGACGACGCTGGAAGGCGCGGACACCCCGGGCAAGGTCCGGGCGCTCTCCGCCAAGGCCGTCAATCCCGATCCGACCGACCGTACGACCCCGATGACGGCCGCCGTCTGTGTCTACCCCGACATGGTGGCCACGGCGAAGGCCGCGCTGAACGGCGCCGACGTCAAGATCGCCTCCGTCGCGACCGCCTTCCCGGCCGGCCGCGCCGCCCTGCCCGTCAAGCTCGCGGACACCCGTGACGCCGTCGCCGCCGGCGCCGACGAGATCGACATGGTCATCGACCGTGGCGCCTTCCTCGCCGGCCGCTACCTGGAGACGTACGAGCTGATCAAGGTCATCAAGGAGGCCTGCGTCCGCGAGGACGGCAGCGCCGCGCGTCTGAAGGTCATCTTCGAGACCGGTGAGCTGTCGACCTACGACAACATCCGCCGCGCCTCCTGGATCGGCATGCTCGCGGGCGCCGACTTCATCAAGACGTCGACCGGCAAGGTCGGGGTCAACGCCACTCCGGCGAACACCCTGCTCATGCTCGAAGCCGTTCGCGACTTCCGCGCGCAGACTGGAATCCAGATCGGCGTGAAGCCGGCCGGCGGCATCCGCACCACCAAGGACGCGATCAAGTTCCTGGTCCTGGTCAACGAGACCGTGGGCGAGGACTGGCTGAGCAACCACTGGTTCCGCTTCGGCGCCTCCAGCCTGCTCAACGACCTGTTGATGCAGCGCCAGAAGCTGAGCACCGGCCGTTACTCCGGTCCCGACTACGTGACGGTGGACTGA
- a CDS encoding class F sortase, whose product MSRTALRATALLAPLALAALTGCGGAPAADPAPAAPHVTPASAAPAEAPAAGPMPASEPVRVRIPSAGVDASPVLGLGLAADGTVEVPSVADADRIGWYTKGVTPGQTGPAVLIGHFDTERGPAVLKDVSHVRTGEEITVDRADGTTAVFRVRELEQVGKKAFPTAKVYGDTARPELRVITCGGELTDGHRPDNIILYADLVG is encoded by the coding sequence ATGTCCCGCACCGCCCTCCGCGCCACCGCCCTGCTCGCCCCGCTCGCCCTCGCCGCCCTGACCGGCTGCGGCGGCGCCCCCGCCGCGGACCCGGCGCCGGCCGCCCCGCACGTCACCCCGGCCTCCGCCGCCCCGGCCGAGGCCCCGGCCGCCGGCCCGATGCCCGCCTCGGAGCCCGTACGCGTACGGATCCCCTCGGCCGGGGTGGACGCCTCCCCGGTGCTGGGGCTGGGGCTGGCCGCCGACGGCACCGTCGAGGTGCCCTCCGTGGCCGACGCCGACAGGATCGGCTGGTACACCAAGGGCGTGACGCCCGGCCAGACCGGTCCCGCCGTGCTGATCGGCCACTTCGACACCGAGCGCGGCCCGGCCGTGCTCAAGGACGTCTCGCACGTGCGCACCGGCGAGGAGATCACCGTCGACCGGGCGGACGGCACCACTGCCGTCTTCCGCGTCCGGGAGCTGGAGCAGGTCGGGAAGAAGGCGTTCCCGACCGCCAAGGTGTACGGCGACACCGCCCGCCCTGAGCTGCGCGTCATCACCTGCGGCGGCGAGCTCACCGACGGCCACCGGCCCGACAACATCATCCTGTACGCCGATCTCGTGGGCTGA